A single genomic interval of Nomascus leucogenys isolate Asia chromosome 3, Asia_NLE_v1, whole genome shotgun sequence harbors:
- the LOC100607378 gene encoding LOW QUALITY PROTEIN: centromere protein J (The sequence of the model RefSeq protein was modified relative to this genomic sequence to represent the inferred CDS: deleted 1 base in 1 codon): protein MKKEEVQEEKQHPNAKADDCRRSALEESSVPEGRVKEGVVSIDSGRGQKRHRLRLQLRCSVSSEETQSCLGQHIVASCSAQQVEQAPSKGCAITTFPKASQREPSMDKKTTVIRFSNGDVKNIKPNQRVIYYHANAQTTRTTYPGGLEVVQFPNKHTEKFYPNGSKETVFPDVKHLKDGQEETLFPDGTIIRVERNGDKTIVLSNGQKEIHTAQFKRREYPDGTVKTVYCSGCQETKHASGRVKIKDEAGNVILDEKQMSPQQAASHGKCQLQFFAKTDKN from the exons ATGAAAAAGGAGGAAGTACAGGAAGAAAAACAACATCCAAATGCCAAGGCAGATGACTGCCGGCGGTCCG CCCTTGAGGAGAGCTCAGTTCCGGAAGGACGTGTCAAGGAGGGGGTGGTCAGCATTGACTCAGGAAGGGGTCAGAAGAGGCACCGGCTGCGGCTGCAGCTACGGTGTTCTGTGAGCTCCGAGGAGACCCAGTCCTGCTTGGGGCAGCACATCGTCGCTTCTTGTTCAGCTCAACAG GTAGAACAGGCACCGAGCAAGGGTTGTGCCATCACCaccttccccaaagccagccagaGGGAGCCGAGCATGGATAAGAAGACAACTGTCATCCGGTTCTCTAACGGTGACGTGAAGAACATCAAACCCAATCAGAGAGTG ATTTACTATCACGCAAATGCTCAGACGACGCGCACGACCTACCCTGGTGGTTTGGAAGTTGTGCAGTTCCCTAACAAGCACACAG AAAAATTCTACCCCAATGGCTCCAAAGAAACCGTGTTTCCTGACGTGAAACATCTCAAAGATGGACAGGAAGAGACCTTATTTCCTGATGGTACAATCATAAGGGTAGAAAG GAATGGCGACAAAACCATTGTGCTCAGCAATGGGCAGAAAGAAATCCACACAGCCCAGTTCAAGAGGAGGGAGTACCCAGATGGCACCGTCAAGACTGTGTATTGCAGCGGCTGTCAGGAAACCAAGCATGCCTCCGGGAGGGTTAAGATCaaagatgaagctggaaacgTCATCCTGGACGAGAAGCAGATGAGCCCTCAACAGGCAGCATCACATGGGAAATGTCAGTTGCAG TTTTTTgctaaaacagacaaaaactaa